The Oncorhynchus gorbuscha isolate QuinsamMale2020 ecotype Even-year linkage group LG06, OgorEven_v1.0, whole genome shotgun sequence sequence CCTGCTTAGAAAGTcattgcgctctctctctcgctctctctcatctctgatcctCCTAGTGTCTCTATCTCGACTAACTGCCTAAGATCCCAGATCATTGTTCCCTAGATAAACTGTAAGTCTGTATCTATCCCCTTACAGCGTCTGATTACCAACACGCCACGGACCTGGAGGTTTATTCCAGGTCTGGGACCGGAATAGAGAcaaggggagggaggggccagGCCAGGGCTGGAGGCAAGCTGGGCTGGAGGGCTGGGCGGCGGGCGGGCATGTGCCTCTGGGTAATCGCTCCTTAAATAGCCCCAGGAAGGGATCCAGGGCAGTGCAGTTAACACAGTGGGAGCGCTCTGAGCCGACACACTGTCCCACACACTCCTGGACGCGCAACacaggaggagcagggagaggactTTTCGGGACTTATCCAGAGTGGATCCTGGGACTATAGCTGAAAAGGTGGTCCAGGATGAACTTTGCCGCCCAGTTCATCTACGCCAACTATATCAGAGATGGATCGCCTAACAGAGTGGGATTCAGCGATAGTGATGAGAATGACCCCTTCTGGCAGAGGTGGGACTCTACAGATTCATCACCCATCCACTGTACCCCATTAGACACAGAGGGATTTCCCACCCGAGCCCTGGCTGTAGACGTACCCCCCCAACACCCTAAGGAACCAAATACTCCCACTGCCGCTTCTCCTGTAGTGACTCCTGCTGTGGCTCCTTCTGCACCTCGTGTTGCACCTCTTCCTGTTCTCCTTCATCCTTGTTCtgcacctcttctctctccccaaggTCAACTAACTACACCAGCCACAACCTCCAGTCTCCACCATCTTCCTTCTCCTCGTGCAAGGATATCTACCAAGTCCTCTAGAGCCACCAGTAAACCCCTTCCTGTCCCCAAATCTAACGGCATCTCCAATCcctgttgtcctcctcctccacctgaaacagcacctccaccacctccagctTCCCTTGCTCTCCCCAGGTCCACAGTAGTAGCCAAGGCCCCCCGTAGCCATGTCCCTGCCCCTGTGATACCCTCTCCAGACCCGGGGAACAGATTTCTCTTGCCAGCCTTCCACGTTCTGATATGCCTCCTCCTCCGCCTGGTTCTATccttcatcctcttcttcctccccagGTAAACAGACTGGACACAGGGAAGGACCtaaagatatagagagagagagagcgataaaggagagagtgaaagacagagagaagctTGGGGTCTTCCACATTCCGAGACAGTAGAAAGGAGACGGAGAGGTGGCATTACTGAGAGAAAGTGTGAAGGATTAAAGAGGCAAATGGTGTAGATGGACATTAGTGTCAGAGGGTTAACTGGGGAAAGGGGTGAAAGGGTAAAGCAGCTCTTATGTCCGAGTAGACGATATTAATAGAACGACTGGTTGTGAAACAGGAAACAGAGCCAAATACATAGGATATTAGGGAAATAGAATGTCAACAGAGTAACTCCACCTGGTGGTTTTATGTGCTAGTGCTGTTTGTATCTTGACGTCGTTGCTATGACTTAGCTCTTGGACATTCTGCCCATgtgtataccagtggaggctgctgaggggaggacgggtcataataatgtctggaacggattCAATGGAAtggcatggaaaccatgtgtttgagaTATTTGATACTATTCCggtccagccattaccacgagcccgtcctccccaattaaggtgccaccaacatcCTGTGGTGTATACACAATGGAAACTTAAAGTGAAGTTATATTTTAACAGCTGGTTTGAATGATGACATACAGTCTATCCATTTCAGTAGTGCATATAATGTGAGCAAAACTAAGTGACTTTTGAAAAGGAGTCTCCCCAAAACATAATATATCATACACTAGCATGTATATGAATGCATTAGGTTATTTAAATTCAATTTAATGAATACTACATGTAGTTGCTAGGAATGTTTATAAGGCAATGTTAGTAGGTGAATCTAATCCCCGGTCTTATCTAATCCCTGTATGTCTTTATAAATAGAGCCTTAATTCTGAATGACCTAATTGctgataatatacagttgaagtcggaagtttacatacacttaggttggagtcatgaaaacttgtttttcaaccactccacaaatgtcttgttaacaaactacagtttttgcaagtcggttaggacagctactttgtgcatgacacaagtaatttttccaacaattgtttacagacagattatttcacttataattcactgtatcacaattccagtgggtcagaagtctacatacactaatttgactgtgcctttaaacagcttggaaaattccagaaaatgatgtcatggctttagaagcttctgacaggctaattgacataatttgagtcaattggaggtgtacctatgattgtatatcaaggcctaccttcaaacgcagagCCTCTTTCCTTgatatcattggaaaatcaaaagaaatcagccaagacctcagaaaaataattgtagacctccacaagtcaggttcatcctttggcagcaatttccaaatgcctgaaggtaccacgttcatctgtacagacaatagtatgcaagtataaacaccatgggaccacgcagccgtcataccgctcaggaaggagacccgttctgtctcctagagaagaacgtactttggtgctaaaaatcagcatcatgttgtgggggtgctttgctgcaggagggactggtgcacttcacaaaatagatggcatcatgaggacggaaaattatgtggatagtttaagcttggtcgcaaatgggtcttctgaatggacaatgaccccaagcatacttccaaagttgtggcaaaatggcttaaggacaacaaacgCAAGATattgggagtggccatcacaaagccctgacctcaatcctatagaaaatgtgtggccagaattgaaaaagcgtgtgcgagcaaggaggcctacaaacctgactcagttacaccagctctgtcaggaggaatgggccaaaattcacccaatttattgtggggaaacttgtggaaggctacccgaaatgtttttaaacaatttaaaggcaatgctaccaaatactaattgagtgtatgtaaacttctgacccactgggaaagtaatgaaataaataaaagctgaaataaatcattctctctactattattctgacatttcacattttaaaatcaagtggtgatcctaactgacctaaaacagaaaATTTGTATTtggtttaaatgtcaggaattgtgaaaaaggtgtatgtaaacttccgacttcaactgtaactatgtaTCCTAATTACCACAATAATGCAAAGGTTGAATTAACTATATTATCAATCCTATTGACAATAATGGAAATATTTGGACATTAAGTACTAGGTTTAACAACAATCCAACTAAATGCTCTACCAAGTTGTTATTGAGTTACAGGATTTAGTCAAACTATCACTGATAATAAGCTTCTCTCTCATTTAACTTTATTCAAAGCATGTTTAATTACTGCATGCCCCTAAAAGACTGCATTGAAATGATTCAAATGAGTCATTGTTTAatcagagatcaaattaatcaagCAGAGGTGAAACTCTGAGAACATGATAGGTGACTAAATTAAACCATTCACTTCCCCTCTGTACCatccaaacagacaacaacataagagccttgtgtgtgtgtgtgtgtggttaataGGTTAAAACCTACAGCTATTTCCGTTGTCATCAGGGACAGCCAGTTGTACCTGGACATGGGAAGATCTCTGTGGATTATCTCCTATTGTACAGAGCACAAGGTTACTGCCATCACTCCCAGACTTTGTAAAGCAGTGGCTAATCTATTCCCCACTTGTTCACACACATGGTCAAATCTTACTCCTGAAAACTCCACCCAGCCTATTAGCaattctctcctcctgctccctctcatCATTCTAGTCCATTGCTGAGACCTTTAACCTGAAATACATGTGTATAACGGTAAGAGCTGTATCCATCATTACAGACACCCAACCAGAGAGAGTAATTCCAAGCCCTGTTCATCTTCCTTTCTCCCCCAGCGAGGCGCAGCGTCTTGGGTCAACTAAACAGGGCTGCTCTACCTCTTCCAAGACTACCTGCAACAAGGACGCCCCCGTTTGTAACGGGGTTGCGGGCGTGCGGCCCACCCTCATCCACCCAGAGCGCCTGAAGGACTTTGGtattgaggaggaggagtgccTCAATGGGGAAGTCAAGACCAAGGAGACCAAGGTGGTGGGGGCCCCTCAGATCCAGCTGATGGACCCGCCCAAGACTAACAAGAAGAGAGGCAGCGAGAGCAAAGCAATCACACCACCCAAGCCTGAATACCTCCGCTTCGATGACATCAGTGCTGCAGCCTTCAAAATCCAGATGAGGATGCAGAAGACCCCCTGCATGGTATGTTCAGAGCCTTCTATACACTCTCACAAAAAAATGTACCAGctagaaccataaagggttctttGGATGTCCCTTGtctgtaggagaacccttttgtgtCCAGTTAAAGCCTTTTCACCAAAGGGTTCTTAAAGGATTCTTGGATGAGGGACAGGCGAAGAACCCTCCGTTTCTTCTAAGTAGTACCTTTTTTCCCCGAAGAGTAATAACTGTAGATGATAAACCCTGCTTCATATGCGGAAGCTGACTCGCATCGTGCTTGTTTGTGTTCCCAGTACTCCAGACTGTCCAAACAGTACGGCATGGAGATCTTCCTGAAGAAGGAACACCTCCACTACACAGGCTCAGTGAAGGAAAGAGGCGTTCTCTACATGCTCACCTCCCTCAGCCAGGTATGCACCACAATGCATCTCTCAATGCATTCCAGCTGGGGAAAAGTCCAAGCTAACAAGTAGCTAACAAGCTTAACAAATACTAATTACTAATCCCATCCCCCTCCACAGGAGCAGCAGAAGAAGGGGGTAATTGTGGCTACAAACTGTAGCTTCTCCATGGCCGTAGCCCACCATGCAGTGGAGTTGAGGATCCCAGTGTTTGTCATCATGCCAGCCAGCTGTGCCCAGCCCCACCTCAGGATGTACCGTGACTACGGCGCCATGGTAATCTCCTACGGCAGCACGGCCAGGGACTCCCTGAAACACGCCCGCCACCTGGCCAAGGAGAACGGATACCTTTACCTGGAAGAGTAAGTCACCCTGGGAGCCATTCCCATAGCTCTCCTTTATTTTATAACATGCACTGATGGCAATGTGACACTAACACATGGGCACATGGTaatactgtatttctctctctatctctcgctcagGGATGATAGTGCTGTGTACTTGGCAGGACTGGGCACAGTAGGCATGGAGATCTATGAGCAGGTGCCCAAACTAGATGCAGTCATTGTGCCCGCTGGTGGGCAGTGTAGTCTACTGGTTGGCACAGCAGCCGCCATCAAACACCTCAACTCGCGCATCACTGTCATAGTAAGTGTTTCCTAACTCTGAATATTTGTTTAGTGTGCTATTGTCGTAGTGAGTAAGTTGCAAACGTATGGATCCCCATCATACTCAGCATAGCGCTGAATGTCCACTAAATCGACAAAATAATATTGGGATTTATGTACCATTGTTCTCTTTGACAGGGAGTTGAACCAGAAGGATTCCCGTTGCTACTACAGTCCCTCAAAACAGGCAGCCCGGTGACTAGAGAACTATACAGCACCCCAAACAAGAAGCTTTATGGAGGTACTGTGCACTTGTACCTCTGTAGGCCATCTGAACCCATACCTCTACCCCCTGTgatgtgtttttctctctgtacGTTTTCTTCCTTTTTCTTAAATAGATTGTCATGGCGCTGTACTCACTGAACTCAACGCCTATAACTCACTCTCTATCCCCAGACCTATTTGAGCACTCAATGGGGACCCACACCTTCCAGCTGGCTAAGACATTTGTCGATAAAGTCATCTCTGTCAGGTACTACATCTCTATGGAAGAGGAGGGTATCTCACCACACATTCGCCATCATCATAGTATTCTACATGTCTGGACATAGACACCCCTCTGTTCCCCAGTGCTGTGATTGTTGCCATGGCTCTATATTGGTAGCACTAATGCACCCAAGGTTAGAAGCACCAGACAGTACTAAGGAGCACCAGGGGCTCTATTAAATGCGTATCACGGAGGTTCAGCGTTATTGCGTGATTGACAATTAAAGACGATGTTCCCACAGTGGCGGAGAGTGCATTCGCTtcagcgatacagattgaatagagccctaggcCTATATGAATCCATATCTCCTGGAGGAGCCCATTTCCTTCCTTCCAGTGCCTTCTTACTGGAcaagttaccaggttgttaggCAGCTAGGTAACGTGACTGGACATTTGCTTGTTATCAAACAAGTTAGCGGCCCGCAACATGGTTTCTGAAATGATCAAATGTGAATTGCGAATCCGCGATGGAAAGGAAAGATGTTAGCTCCGGTCTTACATTTTGAACAGTTTGGGCAAAAGACTAGCAGTTCTATGCATTGTAAAGGTGCAACCATGGTACTCACAGGTGAGGTGCAAAGAGACGTGAACACTGCCGGGTTACCTGCCTCTCCAACCAAGGTGCATGAATTGAGGAGCAAACAGAGTGCTAAAAGCAAAAATGCGTCTCTGCCTTAATAGCCTTTTGCAGATAGGTAAGAAGGAGGCTTTTGTATATTACTAAATGTTCTCCTATGCGTTCAGGGACCAACCACAATGGGAATACAACACAAAATATGACGTGATTATTTGCAATAATCTGACCAATAGGCGGCCATTTTGAAATACATAAAAGTCCCCTTTATTTTTATGTCTGTAAAACCTTGATCAAATCTAAGGGTCAATGTTTGTTTAACTTTTTGTAGTAAAGAAGCACTTTTAAAAGTTGCTGAATTCCCTCTTCAATCTCACAGGTGAGGTGAAAGTATACGCAATATATGATACAAATGTAACAACTTAACTTGTTGCTCCTAATGACACCAATATTATTTTGCCATTCAATGTATTATCTGGGCGAATATTTTTCTTCTACAGCTAAATATTTAGGATCATATGGGATCAAGAGGGTCGCAAATTAGAGCCCAGAGTGCAGTAAAGTGTCTCAATCATTGTCATTTAGCACTGCTGTTGTTGTGGTGCtattgttgttctctctctctgagtatacCTGACCTTTTACTCTTCCCAACAGAGAGGAGGACTCTCTGGTAGCCATGCTAAGGTTCCAGGAGTTTGAACACTCCACAGTGGACACAGAGGGAGCCATGGGACTGGCGGCCATCTTGGCTGGTCAACTACCAGAGCTGAAGGGCAAAAGGTGGGTTAACGCACGGCTAGTGTGGGTTACTGTATCAAAACATATAAAAGGTTACCTATTGATATTCCGATGAATTGAGTCTCCATCTATGTCCTTGTCTGCCCGCTGCAGGGTAGCTGTGGTGGTCAGCAGTGCTAACATGGAGTTGGACCTGATCAGACAGTGTGTTGACCGAGCCCTGGTTCTGGACGACCGGGTCAATAAGTTTACGGTGCAGTTGGGGGACTTTCCAGGGGACATGGCCAAGCTACTGGACATCCTGGCCCGAGAGGACATCAAGTGAGTTAAACACTAACATGAGAACAGATAGTTATGAACTATACTGTACATCTGAATATAAATACACTAGTGTATAAGCGGTTGATTACTCCCTATTTCTCTGAAACAAAAACACACGTCAGAGTGTACGGTCAGACAGACTGACCATAACCCAGTACTACCAGACCTTATTAATCACCGGTTCTGATATCTGTGCTGCATATGGATGGAGATAAGTGTGTATAGTTAGATTATGGTGCGTATAGTTAgatcactcacactctctcagtGACGGTAATGCCTCTGTGCCAAATCTGGCCCCGTGACCCTGTTCTCCCCACATCCGATCGCATCAGAATAAGCCACAGGACAGGAGGAGGCTTTACCTGGCAGGATGTTCAGTCTGGACAGACAAATCCTCTGATAACAAGACCAATGTGAATGAAGtctgctcctctctttctcctcatccactttttctttctctcgttctgtatgtttacagtggcttgcgaaaggaTTCACCCCCTggattttttcctattttgttgccttacaacctggaaataacatttattttgggggggtttgtatcatttgatttacacaacatgcctaccactttgaagaagcaaaatattttttcttctgaaacaaacaagaaataagacaaaaaaacagaaaatgcaTAACTATCCCCCCCCCGAGTCAATACTTTATAGAGTGCACttttacagctgcaagtctcttggggtatgtctataagCCTGGCAcgtctagccactgggatttttgcccattcttcaagggaaaactgctccagctccttcaagttggatgggttctgctggtgtacagcaatctttaagtcataccacagattctcaattggattgaggtctggcctttgactaggctattccaagacatttaaatgtttccccttaaaccacctgagtgttgctttagcagtatgcttagggtcattgtcctgctggaaggtgaacctcattCCCagtctggaagactgaaacaggtttccctcaagactttcattgtatttagcgccatccaccattccttcaattctgaccagtttcccagtccttgccgataaaaaacatcccccacagcatgatgctgccaccaccatgcttcactgtggggatggttaTCTCAGGGTGATgaagaggtgttgggtttgcgccagacatagtgttttccttgatggccaaaaagctacattcatctgaccagagtaccttcttccatgtgTTACCTTCCCACATgtcttttggtgaacaccaattttttctttaagcaatggctttctggccactcttccataaagcccagctctgtggagtgtacggcttaaagtggttctatggacagatactccaatctccactgtggagctttgcagctccttcggggttatctttggtctctttgttgcctctctgattaatgccctccttgcctgttcCATGAATTTTGgcgggtggccctctcttggcagatttgttgtggtgccatattctttccattttttaaaaatgtatttaatggtgctccgtgggatgttcaaagttttggattttttatttataacccaaccctgatctatgcttctccacaactttgtccctgacctgtttggagagctccttggtcgtcatggtgccccttgcttagtggtgttgcagactctggggcctttcaggaCAGGTGTAAATATACTGAGAtcgtgtgacagatcatgtgacacttagattgcacataggtggactttatttaactaattatgtgacttctgaaagtaattggttgcaccagatcttatttagaggcttcatagcaaagggggcgaatacatatgcacacaccacttttctgttttttattttttagaatttttttaaacaagttctttttttcatttcacttcaccaatttggactattttgtgtatgtccgttacatgaaatccaaatctatttaaattacaggttgtaatgcaacaaaataggaacaaTGCCATCTGTCACCTCTCAGTAATGCTTCTTTTCatcttctttctctctacctttctctctctctctctctctctctctctctctctctctctctctctctctctctctctccatcaggttGTTGGATGTTTGCCACCGTAGACACAATGACAGAGGCGATCTCTTCAAGGCTCTGGTACAACAGCCTTACCCTCTTCCCCCAAAATCCACTCAGCTGCTTTTCACACTGTCATTGCCGTGGAAACCCTGGCTCGGGTTGCCGCTGTGTTGGTAGTGCAGGGTAGTGTGAGATGTGTGGTGGATTCTTGGACTAGTGGTGCTAGACAGTGTCAATATGTGATTGATTTGGAAGTGGTTTATGACTCTGATTTGAGATGTTGCCTACTAATGGCAAGCATGATTTAGAAGTTCAAGATGTGTGACTTTAACTGACTGTAAAGTTGGCAGCTGTAAAACAAGTTATGTACAGGTATATTATGGGAAGGTACAATattatgttactaccatgtacCGGGTTAAGTCTAGTATTAGAAAGGAGACAGGCTGGAATCGACAGGGACTTCACATGCATTGAGAGTGTTGGGAGCTTGTTGCATCATGCTACAACCACGTAACAGTGGTATGTTCTAAACGTGTGGGTCAGTGTGTATTTATCTTAGAGATCATTCATTTACAtttcacagactgtgtgtgtgtgtgtggcagtgagAGATGATTAGGATTAAATCTGTGTTGTGTGCTCACAGGTGGAGTGTGTGGTGGAGACCAGAGATAAGACACAGAGCACTCAGCTCCGCAGGACACTGTCTGAGCGCTATCCCACACTACGCTGGCTGGACCGGTGATCAACACACGTCACAGCCTCGTCACGGCTCTCACtctgaacacgcacacacacggacaAAGCATGCACGCGCATGCACACGCATGTTCGCACATGCACGTCacttgcagacacacacacacaattaaacaGACAATGAAACAGAAACATTGTGAATGCATATGCAAACTCACACATAACACATGCATTGAACTTTTTTGCTGCAAAACTACCGAATTGCAATTGCGTTTGAGTATCAGTGAGTATAATAAAGCCTTTTGATTAGTATAGATTATACAGGGAGATAAATTTAAATACGGGAATATATGGAATTTACTGCATATGCTGCTCTGATGAGAAAACAATACTTTCACCTCATACTTCTGTTATTAGGGAGCTCAGGGGGTACTTTTGGGCCAGACAATGATTAAGCCCAGCTGATCCTAACATAACAGTGGTAGTGACAATTAAAAGCATTTATGTTCTGGAAATAAAAGTTGATGATGATGACGTATTCAACGATTTGTCTTCGTAATTTGTATGTCCAGTTCAGATGAGACAGGATCAGGTAAGGTCAGCCAATGGGATCAACTGCACAACACATGTTATTCATAGTTGTGTTAGAGCATCTGCTATCTACCCATCAATTAATTTGATCGCGGGAGCTAAATAAAGTGGGCTATTGTATAGAGTCAGACCTGATCCTTTAACCCCCACCCCTTGCTGAGcgagagaggatgagaaagaaagagaaagagagagagagagggagaaggagtgtgCGATGCCTTGAAATAAAAGTTACCTCATGGTTCAGAAGATGACATCTCATTG is a genomic window containing:
- the LOC124038152 gene encoding L-threonine ammonia-lyase-like — protein: MNFAAQFIYANYIRDGSPNRVGFSDSDENDPFWQSEAQRLGSTKQGCSTSSKTTCNKDAPVCNGVAGVRPTLIHPERLKDFGIEEEECLNGEVKTKETKVVGAPQIQLMDPPKTNKKRGSESKAITPPKPEYLRFDDISAAAFKIQMRMQKTPCMYSRLSKQYGMEIFLKKEHLHYTGSVKERGVLYMLTSLSQEQQKKGVIVATNCSFSMAVAHHAVELRIPVFVIMPASCAQPHLRMYRDYGAMVISYGSTARDSLKHARHLAKENGYLYLEEDDSAVYLAGLGTVGMEIYEQVPKLDAVIVPAGGQCSLLVGTAAAIKHLNSRITVIGVEPEGFPLLLQSLKTGSPVTRELYSTPNKKLYGDLFEHSMGTHTFQLAKTFVDKVISVREEDSLVAMLRFQEFEHSTVDTEGAMGLAAILAGQLPELKGKRVAVVVSSANMELDLIRQCVDRALVLDDRVNKFTVQLGDFPGDMAKLLDILAREDIKLLDVCHRRHNDRGDLFKALVECVVETRDKTQSTQLRRTLSERYPTLRWLDR